One genomic segment of Catalinimonas alkaloidigena includes these proteins:
- a CDS encoding (2Fe-2S) ferredoxin domain-containing protein, with protein MSKEKEIHQQFIFVCNGKDCKKNGCKDIQKAIKSELKRTKKQKTVKLIGTKCTGKCKKAPVIIAKEQWMTAMDVPKALEVVKSML; from the coding sequence ATGAGCAAAGAAAAAGAGATACATCAGCAGTTTATTTTTGTGTGCAATGGAAAAGACTGCAAGAAAAATGGCTGCAAGGATATTCAAAAAGCAATCAAAAGCGAGCTGAAAAGAACTAAGAAGCAGAAAACTGTCAAACTGATTGGTACCAAATGTACTGGTAAATGCAAAAAGGCACCGGTAATCATTGCCAAAGAACAATGGATGACAGCCATGGATGTGCCTAAAGCCCTGGAAGTAGTAAAATCAATGTTGTAG
- the holA gene encoding DNA polymerase III subunit delta, with translation MPHTPESVLKSLREKQYAPLYFLQGEEPYHIDLIADYIEENVLEESERGFNQIIMYGKDVDVSTVLNNAKRYPMMSERQVVIVREAQEVQDLNAKGGQQQMEAYVKNPMPSTILVFCYKYKTIDGRKPLSKLLDKFGVLVESKKMYDNQLPDWIAQYIKQKGFQIDDKAVQMLADYIGNNLKRLTNEIEKVLINFRQGDEEGEITPAVIQKYIGISKEYNVFELQKALAVRDVLKANRIIQYFEANQKANPIIPVIALLFTFFSKLLLVHQSSDKSERALAGVLKINPFFAKEYKIAAVNYPLPKVIANIHHLRMADQHAKGIDNSAGNDAQIMKELVFRLMH, from the coding sequence ATGCCCCATACGCCTGAATCTGTACTTAAATCATTACGTGAAAAGCAGTATGCTCCTCTTTATTTTCTGCAAGGTGAGGAACCTTACCATATTGACCTGATTGCCGACTACATTGAGGAAAATGTATTGGAAGAAAGTGAGCGAGGCTTTAATCAGATTATCATGTACGGCAAGGATGTGGACGTAAGTACCGTCCTTAATAATGCGAAGCGATACCCTATGATGTCGGAGCGGCAAGTGGTGATCGTACGTGAAGCTCAGGAGGTGCAGGATCTAAACGCCAAGGGTGGACAGCAGCAGATGGAGGCTTATGTAAAGAACCCTATGCCCTCTACTATTCTGGTTTTTTGTTATAAGTACAAAACCATTGATGGCAGAAAACCCCTGAGCAAATTGCTGGACAAATTCGGGGTGCTGGTAGAGTCTAAAAAGATGTACGACAACCAGTTACCGGACTGGATTGCACAATACATAAAGCAGAAAGGTTTTCAGATAGATGATAAGGCTGTACAAATGCTGGCCGACTACATCGGTAACAACCTGAAACGTCTGACTAACGAGATTGAAAAAGTGCTGATCAACTTCAGGCAGGGAGATGAGGAGGGTGAAATTACTCCGGCTGTTATCCAAAAGTATATTGGTATCAGCAAGGAGTATAATGTATTTGAACTCCAGAAAGCTTTGGCCGTACGTGATGTATTGAAGGCCAATCGTATTATTCAATATTTTGAAGCCAATCAAAAAGCTAATCCCATCATACCGGTAATAGCACTCCTGTTTACATTTTTTAGTAAGTTGTTATTGGTACATCAGTCTTCCGACAAGTCGGAAAGGGCGTTGGCAGGCGTGTTGAAAATTAATCCTTTTTTTGCTAAGGAATATAAAATAGCTGCTGTAAACTACCCTTTACCTAAAGTAATCGCTAACATTCATCACCTGCGCATGGCCGACCAGCATGCCAAAGGCATAGATAATAGTGCTGGAAATGATGCTCAGATTATGAAAGAACTGGTATTTCGTTTGATGCATTAA
- a CDS encoding tetratricopeptide repeat protein: MKKLSFLFFVLLFTFSAQLQAQQYLAEVEPISSYQKGLDLLDKQKYSAAREAFEEYLEADQNSERAVEAEYYIAYAALRLYNADGEAKLAEFVKAHSSHPKAIRANYELGNFYFKDENYDKAIAYFEKTDTQNLTAEERNTRNFKLAYAYFTQQNFYEAKPYFDQVKASSSPFTSAASYYSGYIAYQQSDFEKALRDLRRAEQEESYAQVVPYLIANIYYKQGDYAQLQRYAQGILDDAGTSRNQIKNLPDIMLLAGEAYFMQGDYAKAEPFLSEFATLRRPEAPMMYRLAFAQYKTGKEQPAIDNFKQIASRKDSIGQFSSYYLGLLYVKQGNETFASTAFENAAGMSFSPQIKEEAMFKLAKVQVALNEHGRAVQTLQNFKQVYPNSEHTIEVNDLLSEAYLNTQNYAQAIEFIESLPNKTLQVRKAYQKVSFYAGTQAFNQAAYYESVQLFDKSLQYPIDRELVAGANFWKGEAYSVGKKYEEAINAYAAVFRALGDERRLEGVSEMYFLKSRYGIGYAYYNTKEYGKAKEHFERYVQIIEQKSNGNPNRKLNYEDALIRLADTYYVTKSYGQAINTYDKAIRQNNPDISYAYYQKGVIQGIQGKMNEARASLDVVVDRYRDSRYRDDAIFQQAQLYLEEGNYQQAISGFSRLLESNSQSNLLPYAYLRRALAYTNLQKYDQASADYKQIIKNYTNHTTANSALLGLQEVQSLGGASEDFSEYLAIYKEANPEDKELGNIEFESAKNLYFTQKYQQAVSSLQAFINNYPDNANVGEAKYYIAESYYRSDQIDKALEVYYDIAEEGSSSRLNRSVQRIAELEEGRENYRDAIQYYGQLAAMAQNKREQFNAWSGMMTSYYALGQENESLLDSVNHYAELILEKGNVSAAAENMAMLYQGKVAYEKKNYEKAIDSFLKTLNTAKDEYGAEAQYLMALIQYDQENYAESIETLYDLNKNFSLYENWLGLSFLLIAENYIALEENFQAKATLNSLIENSPLPVIREQAEQKLQALDKMEAEKEAEERKQDSLQIEEENQIIIEENAVDTLKSEENRPKQ, encoded by the coding sequence GTGAAAAAGTTATCATTTCTATTTTTTGTTCTGCTGTTTACTTTTTCTGCTCAATTGCAGGCCCAGCAGTACCTTGCCGAAGTAGAGCCTATCTCTTCTTATCAAAAAGGATTGGACCTTTTGGATAAACAAAAGTACAGTGCTGCCCGTGAAGCATTTGAAGAGTACCTTGAAGCAGACCAAAACAGTGAACGGGCTGTGGAGGCCGAATACTACATCGCTTATGCTGCCCTAAGGCTCTACAATGCTGATGGCGAAGCCAAACTGGCAGAGTTTGTCAAAGCCCATAGTAGTCATCCTAAAGCCATAAGAGCCAATTACGAGTTGGGTAATTTTTATTTCAAAGACGAAAATTACGATAAGGCGATCGCTTATTTTGAAAAAACAGATACGCAAAATCTCACCGCGGAAGAGAGAAATACACGAAACTTCAAGCTTGCTTATGCTTATTTTACGCAGCAAAACTTTTATGAAGCCAAACCTTATTTTGATCAGGTAAAAGCTTCAAGCAGTCCCTTTACCAGTGCAGCCAGTTACTATTCGGGCTATATCGCTTATCAGCAGAGCGACTTTGAGAAAGCTTTACGGGATCTGAGAAGAGCTGAGCAGGAAGAGTCATATGCTCAGGTGGTGCCCTACCTGATTGCAAATATTTATTATAAGCAGGGTGATTATGCCCAGCTTCAACGTTATGCTCAAGGCATTCTGGACGATGCAGGAACAAGCAGAAACCAGATTAAGAACCTGCCTGATATTATGCTGCTGGCAGGAGAGGCTTACTTTATGCAGGGTGATTATGCCAAGGCAGAGCCTTTTTTGAGTGAATTCGCTACACTACGCCGTCCGGAAGCTCCCATGATGTACCGTCTGGCGTTTGCTCAGTACAAAACCGGAAAAGAGCAGCCCGCCATTGATAATTTTAAGCAAATCGCTTCTCGTAAAGACAGTATCGGTCAGTTCTCCTCATACTACCTCGGCTTGTTGTATGTAAAGCAGGGTAACGAAACTTTTGCGTCTACTGCTTTTGAAAATGCCGCTGGCATGAGTTTTAGTCCTCAGATTAAAGAGGAAGCGATGTTTAAGCTAGCGAAAGTACAAGTAGCGCTGAATGAACATGGCAGGGCGGTTCAAACTTTGCAGAATTTCAAGCAGGTTTACCCGAATAGTGAGCATACCATAGAAGTAAATGACCTGCTAAGCGAAGCATACCTCAACACACAAAATTATGCGCAGGCCATTGAGTTTATTGAAAGCCTGCCTAACAAGACTTTGCAAGTCCGAAAGGCATATCAAAAAGTGAGCTTTTATGCCGGCACCCAGGCTTTTAATCAAGCCGCGTATTATGAATCTGTACAGCTGTTTGATAAATCTCTGCAATACCCTATTGACCGTGAGTTAGTAGCAGGGGCAAACTTCTGGAAAGGTGAAGCCTATTCGGTGGGTAAAAAATATGAAGAAGCAATCAATGCTTATGCTGCTGTATTTAGAGCCTTGGGTGATGAAAGACGCCTGGAAGGGGTGAGCGAGATGTATTTTCTTAAATCCCGCTATGGCATAGGCTATGCCTACTATAATACGAAGGAGTATGGCAAAGCAAAAGAGCATTTTGAGCGATATGTACAAATTATAGAGCAGAAATCTAATGGCAATCCTAATAGAAAGCTGAACTATGAGGATGCGCTCATCAGGTTAGCAGATACATATTATGTGACGAAAAGCTATGGTCAGGCCATCAATACTTATGATAAAGCGATTCGTCAGAATAACCCTGACATTAGTTATGCTTATTACCAGAAAGGCGTAATTCAGGGTATTCAAGGTAAAATGAATGAGGCCCGTGCCAGCCTGGATGTGGTGGTTGACCGCTATCGTGACTCTCGCTACCGGGATGATGCGATTTTTCAGCAAGCGCAGCTTTATCTGGAAGAAGGTAACTATCAGCAGGCGATCAGTGGTTTTAGCAGATTATTGGAGTCCAACAGTCAAAGCAATCTGTTGCCTTATGCCTATTTGCGGAGGGCTTTGGCCTATACCAACTTGCAGAAGTATGATCAGGCTTCGGCTGATTACAAACAGATTATCAAAAACTACACTAACCACACCACAGCTAATTCTGCACTTTTGGGATTGCAGGAAGTACAGTCGTTGGGTGGGGCTAGCGAAGACTTTTCCGAATATCTGGCGATTTACAAAGAAGCAAACCCTGAAGATAAAGAGTTGGGCAATATTGAATTTGAGTCGGCCAAAAATCTGTACTTCACCCAAAAGTATCAGCAGGCTGTTTCCAGTTTGCAGGCCTTTATCAATAACTATCCCGATAATGCTAATGTGGGAGAAGCAAAGTATTATATCGCTGAGTCCTACTACCGCTCCGACCAGATTGATAAAGCTTTAGAAGTTTATTATGACATTGCTGAAGAGGGTAGCTCTTCTCGTCTGAACCGCTCAGTGCAGCGAATTGCAGAACTGGAAGAAGGCCGAGAAAACTACAGAGATGCTATCCAGTATTATGGACAACTCGCAGCCATGGCACAGAATAAACGGGAGCAGTTTAACGCCTGGTCAGGCATGATGACTTCTTACTATGCATTAGGTCAGGAAAATGAAAGCTTACTTGATTCAGTTAACCACTATGCCGAGCTGATTTTGGAGAAGGGAAATGTGTCCGCAGCGGCTGAAAATATGGCTATGCTCTATCAGGGTAAAGTAGCTTATGAAAAGAAAAATTATGAGAAAGCCATTGACAGCTTCCTGAAAACGCTCAATACTGCCAAAGATGAGTATGGTGCTGAGGCACAATACTTAATGGCTTTGATTCAATATGATCAGGAAAATTATGCTGAGTCTATTGAGACACTTTATGACCTTAACAAGAATTTTTCATTATATGAGAACTGGCTGGGACTATCATTTCTGCTGATTGCTGAAAACTACATTGCGCTGGAAGAAAACTTTCAGGCAAAAGCCACCCTCAACTCTCTTATTGAAAACTCTCCCTTGCCAGTTATCAGAGAGCAAGCAGAGCAAAAGCTTCAGGCACTGGATAAGATGGAAGCAGAAAAAGAGGCTGAAGAACGGAAGCAGGACAGCCTGCAAATTGAGGAAGAAAACCAGATTATTATTGAAGAAAATGCTGTAGATACACTAAAAAGTGAAGAAAACAGGCCTAAGCAGTAG
- a CDS encoding fasciclin domain-containing protein, whose product MKIFAHILLSLLIIGTVSCVKSKEEPEEKSDIEFESDVMVGKEDNELRIGDGNIYQTVGDNQALAILHNALRATGLDSLLSQEGPYTLFAPSDLALDQLSPNHDDAVPGSVEREELRKILMHHVVKGSYSDTEIANMKELKPLYGNPLKVIKVDGTLTLDSAALVFSDREADNGYVHIVDEVLFPE is encoded by the coding sequence ATGAAAATTTTTGCACATATTTTATTAAGCCTACTCATTATTGGTACTGTTTCTTGTGTCAAGAGCAAGGAAGAACCTGAAGAGAAAAGTGATATAGAGTTTGAGTCAGATGTAATGGTAGGCAAAGAGGACAACGAGTTGAGAATAGGAGATGGTAACATCTATCAAACTGTTGGAGATAATCAGGCTTTGGCTATACTTCATAATGCCTTGAGAGCCACCGGCTTGGATTCACTGCTGTCTCAGGAAGGACCATATACGCTTTTTGCTCCTTCTGACCTTGCACTTGATCAGCTAAGTCCAAATCATGATGATGCTGTTCCAGGTTCTGTTGAGCGTGAGGAATTGAGAAAAATTTTAATGCACCATGTAGTGAAAGGTAGTTATAGCGATACCGAAATTGCCAATATGAAAGAACTGAAGCCCCTGTATGGCAATCCTTTGAAAGTAATTAAAGTAGATGGCACACTCACTTTAGATAGTGCCGCCCTGGTATTCAGCGACCGTGAAGCTGACAACGGCTATGTACATATAGTTGACGAAGTTCTTTTCCCTGAGTAA
- the nadD gene encoding nicotinate (nicotinamide) nucleotide adenylyltransferase: protein MKVGLFFGSFNPIHIGHLIIANTIRGYADLDQVWFVVSPQNPFKSAKSLLSDVDRLRMVELAIEDNFELRVSNVEFSMPKPSYTVDTLAYLKDRYPQHHFSLVLGSDNLKHFHKWKNYQEILNHYGMIVYPRPNTDEKKVKEQIKNHPNIRMVNAPLIDISATFIRDSIKNDVPIRYLVHDRVVEYINAKKFYL, encoded by the coding sequence GTGAAAGTAGGGCTTTTTTTTGGGTCTTTTAACCCGATCCATATTGGACATCTTATCATTGCGAATACCATAAGAGGCTATGCTGACTTAGATCAGGTGTGGTTTGTAGTATCACCTCAAAATCCATTCAAGAGTGCGAAGTCTCTGTTATCTGATGTAGACCGCCTGCGAATGGTAGAGTTGGCTATTGAGGATAACTTTGAGCTAAGGGTTTCCAATGTGGAGTTCAGCATGCCCAAACCAAGTTATACTGTAGATACCTTGGCTTATCTGAAAGACCGTTACCCCCAGCATCATTTCAGTCTGGTACTCGGCAGCGATAATCTGAAGCATTTTCACAAATGGAAAAATTATCAGGAAATCCTTAATCACTACGGAATGATAGTCTATCCCAGGCCAAACACCGACGAAAAAAAAGTAAAGGAGCAAATAAAAAACCATCCTAATATCAGGATGGTTAATGCTCCTTTGATTGATATATCAGCTACCTTTATCAGAGATAGTATCAAAAATGATGTGCCTATAAGGTATCTGGTACATGACAGAGTGGTAGAATATATAAACGCAAAAAAATTCTACCTTTAA
- the frr gene encoding ribosome recycling factor, with protein sequence MTEEIQMYLDEAEENMKKAVEHVIGEFKKIRAGKAQPNMLDGLMVEYYGNNTPINQVASITTPDARTVMIKPWEKKMVNEIERAIINSDLGLNPQNDGEVVRLNIPPLTEERRKNLVKQAKNEAENGKVSVRNIRKDANDSIKKLLKDGTSEDDVKEGEDNVQELTDKYSNKIDSLFEEKDKEIMTV encoded by the coding sequence ATGACTGAAGAAATTCAAATGTACCTTGACGAGGCTGAAGAAAACATGAAAAAAGCCGTAGAGCACGTCATAGGAGAGTTTAAAAAGATCAGGGCAGGAAAAGCACAACCCAACATGCTGGATGGTCTTATGGTTGAATATTATGGAAATAATACCCCCATCAATCAGGTAGCATCTATCACTACACCCGATGCACGTACGGTAATGATAAAGCCCTGGGAAAAAAAGATGGTTAACGAAATCGAACGTGCTATTATCAACTCTGATCTGGGACTTAATCCTCAAAATGATGGAGAGGTAGTTCGGCTTAACATTCCCCCACTTACAGAAGAGAGAAGGAAAAATCTGGTAAAACAGGCAAAAAACGAAGCGGAAAATGGCAAGGTGAGTGTGCGTAATATCAGGAAAGATGCGAATGATTCCATCAAGAAACTATTAAAAGATGGTACTTCCGAAGACGATGTCAAAGAAGGAGAAGATAATGTTCAGGAGCTTACTGATAAATACAGTAACAAGATTGACAGTCTTTTTGAAGAAAAGGACAAAGAAATTATGACCGTCTGA